A genomic window from Candidatus Kouleothrix ribensis includes:
- a CDS encoding response regulator transcription factor has protein sequence MTQVAQILIVDDEASIRLTLGALLKRAGYDVTPAENGLEAVALLERQAFDLMLVDLKMPGMDGMQVVSAARKRQPDIAIIVLTGHGSLDTAVEGLHQGVFDYLLKTTEPVRVIERVKAGLIARTQRLRERTLLDVVGAAVQELRSTQSAGSNDVAGPAERTITVGALHLDTWRQEATLGGRTLSLTPTEFRVLLCLAEHAGTMLSYAHLVRCAQGYETDEMEAGELIKPHIHHLRQKLEPDPSAPRYILNVRGKGYLLSPVGE, from the coding sequence ATGACCCAAGTCGCCCAGATATTGATCGTCGATGACGAGGCCTCGATCCGGCTCACGCTCGGTGCGCTGCTCAAGCGGGCCGGCTATGATGTCACGCCGGCCGAAAATGGCCTCGAAGCAGTGGCGTTGCTCGAACGCCAGGCGTTCGATCTCATGCTCGTCGATCTGAAGATGCCGGGCATGGATGGAATGCAGGTGGTGTCGGCCGCGCGCAAGCGCCAGCCCGATATTGCGATCATTGTGCTGACCGGGCATGGCTCGCTCGATACGGCGGTCGAGGGCCTGCACCAGGGTGTCTTCGACTACCTGCTGAAAACGACCGAGCCAGTCCGGGTGATCGAGCGCGTCAAGGCCGGCCTGATTGCGCGCACCCAGCGCCTGCGCGAGCGCACGCTGCTCGATGTTGTCGGCGCGGCGGTGCAAGAGCTGCGCAGCACGCAGTCGGCTGGCTCGAACGATGTGGCCGGCCCGGCCGAGCGTACGATCACGGTTGGGGCGCTGCACCTCGATACCTGGCGCCAGGAGGCCACGCTTGGCGGCCGTACCCTCTCGCTGACGCCAACCGAATTTCGCGTGCTGCTGTGCCTGGCCGAACACGCCGGCACCATGCTCTCGTATGCGCACCTGGTTCGTTGCGCGCAGGGCTACGAGACCGATGAGATGGAGGCGGGTGAGCTGATCAAGCCGCATATTCACCACCTGCGCCAGAAGCTCGAGCCCGACCCATCGGCACCGCGTTATATTTTGAATGTGCGTGGCAAAGGCTACTTGCTTTCGCCAGTCGGCGAGTAG
- a CDS encoding response regulator transcription factor yields MSKRILFVEDEPGLVMTLTDRLRNEGYAVETSYDGESGLARATNERFDAIILDVMLPRKSGLDMCRDLRQRGITTPLIMLTARSQIVDKVVGLKLGADDYLTKPFEMSELLARLEALLRRAPTINDPPPASDVYQFGPVRVDFRRAEVEHNSKPVELSALEFRLLRYFIEHRGATISRDELLNEVWGYNALVSTRTVDVHVAWLRQKIEQNPRHPQYLLTVHGMGYKFIG; encoded by the coding sequence ATGAGCAAGCGGATTCTGTTCGTCGAAGATGAGCCTGGCCTGGTGATGACGCTGACCGACCGGCTGCGCAACGAGGGCTATGCGGTCGAGACATCGTACGACGGCGAGAGCGGGCTGGCACGCGCAACCAACGAGCGCTTCGACGCAATCATCCTCGACGTGATGCTGCCACGCAAGAGCGGCCTGGACATGTGCCGCGACTTACGCCAGCGCGGCATCACAACCCCGTTGATCATGCTCACCGCGCGCAGCCAGATCGTCGATAAGGTGGTGGGCCTCAAGCTCGGCGCCGACGACTACCTGACCAAGCCATTCGAGATGAGCGAGCTGCTGGCGCGGCTCGAGGCGCTGCTGCGCCGCGCGCCTACGATCAACGACCCGCCGCCGGCCTCCGATGTCTACCAGTTCGGGCCGGTGCGCGTCGACTTCCGGCGCGCCGAGGTTGAGCATAACAGCAAGCCGGTCGAGCTGTCGGCGCTGGAGTTCCGGCTGCTGCGCTACTTTATCGAGCACCGCGGCGCGACGATCTCGCGCGACGAGCTGCTGAACGAAGTTTGGGGCTATAATGCGCTGGTATCGACCCGCACGGTCGATGTGCATGTGGCCTGGCTGCGCCAGAAGATCGAGCAGAACCCGCGCCACCCACAGTACCTGCTGACCGTCCACGGCATGGGCTACAAGTTTATCGGGTAG
- a CDS encoding prolyl oligopeptidase family serine peptidase yields the protein MVYYSSRSLPGLLALAIALAACRPAGPAATLPTAAVLVATSRPSATLAPTPAPSATLAPTATAAPSPTPDPFAAYAPYTIAGLRARSYGAGQIEILDTLEQTPSFTRYLFAYPSDGLRITGMLNRPRGDGPFPVVILNHGYYPLDVYQTGNGSKLAADYLAERGFLTLSPDFRSHAGSDDAVNYFRAGQVIDALNLIPLAQQLPDARPGHVGMWGHSNGGAVTAKAIVVSDQIAAAVIYAPASSTIEEDYQFRLERAAARRDQPPGRRSGVIDRVSVEFPVAPADAPELYRRLSPLPYLQFVRAPVQIHWGTADETVPYKWPGDLLAGLQAAGKPVEYFEYPGQPHSFQGTANQQYLQRMADFFAQQLG from the coding sequence ATCGTGTACTATAGTTCCCGATCGCTGCCTGGGCTGCTTGCGTTGGCCATTGCGCTGGCCGCGTGCCGCCCGGCCGGCCCGGCGGCGACCCTGCCGACGGCGGCCGTGCTCGTAGCGACAAGCCGCCCCAGCGCCACCCTGGCCCCGACGCCCGCGCCCAGCGCCACCCTGGCCCCAACAGCCACGGCCGCGCCCAGCCCGACGCCCGACCCATTTGCGGCCTACGCGCCCTACACGATCGCAGGGCTGCGCGCGCGCAGCTACGGCGCCGGCCAGATCGAGATCCTCGATACGCTCGAGCAAACGCCGAGCTTCACGCGCTACCTGTTCGCCTACCCCAGCGACGGCCTGCGGATCACCGGCATGCTCAATCGCCCACGCGGCGACGGCCCGTTTCCGGTGGTGATCCTGAACCACGGCTACTACCCGCTCGACGTATACCAGACCGGCAATGGCAGCAAGCTGGCCGCCGACTACCTGGCCGAGCGCGGGTTCCTGACCCTCTCGCCCGACTTCCGCTCGCACGCCGGGTCGGACGACGCAGTGAACTACTTCCGCGCCGGCCAGGTGATCGATGCGCTCAACCTGATACCGCTGGCCCAGCAGCTACCCGACGCCCGGCCGGGCCATGTGGGCATGTGGGGCCACAGCAACGGCGGCGCGGTCACCGCCAAGGCGATCGTCGTGAGCGACCAGATCGCGGCGGCGGTGATCTACGCGCCGGCTTCGTCGACAATTGAAGAAGACTATCAATTTCGGCTCGAGCGCGCGGCGGCGCGGCGCGACCAGCCGCCCGGCCGGCGCAGCGGCGTGATCGATCGTGTCAGCGTCGAGTTCCCGGTGGCACCGGCCGACGCGCCCGAGCTGTATCGGCGGCTCTCGCCGCTGCCCTACCTGCAGTTCGTGCGCGCCCCAGTGCAGATCCACTGGGGCACAGCCGACGAGACGGTGCCATATAAGTGGCCGGGCGACCTGCTGGCCGGGCTGCAGGCCGCCGGCAAGCCGGTCGAGTACTTCGAATACCCCGGCCAGCCGCACTCATTCCAGGGCACGGCCAACCAGCAATACCTCCAGCGCATGGCCGATTTCTTCGCCCAGCAGCTCGGCTGA
- a CDS encoding amidohydrolase/deacetylase family metallohydrolase has translation MFDLLIKGGDVIDPAGQSGRLDVAIKRNRIAEVAPAIPATAAFRVIDAHGQYVTPGLVDLHTHIYHHATFWGIDPAPVAARSGVTTWLDVGSAGAYNFLGLREFVFAQTDLRCYALLNISAIGLVAPTGELANLDYCDTAICATMINQHRDLILGIKVRIDRNTVQANGLEPLRRARQVADECALPLMVHIGIGPPEIADVLALMRPGDILTHCCTGQSMRVIDADGALLEVARRAWAAGVIMDLGHGAGSFSFASAEAFARAGHWPDVISSDIHQISINGPLFDLPTCMSKLLALGMPLPDVIRAATARPAEVLGLGRELGTLRPGALADLVLFQLHQGRFALYDIAMDVREGRQLLRATQTILNGRPLAPQPDQPPAPWIALSDDQRALIDRGHTPAGLLASAQAGA, from the coding sequence ATGTTCGACCTGCTAATCAAAGGCGGTGACGTGATCGACCCGGCCGGCCAGAGCGGGCGGCTGGATGTAGCGATCAAGCGCAACCGCATCGCCGAGGTGGCGCCCGCGATTCCAGCCACCGCAGCATTCCGGGTGATCGACGCGCATGGCCAGTACGTGACGCCTGGCCTGGTCGATCTGCACACCCATATCTACCACCACGCCACATTCTGGGGCATCGACCCGGCGCCAGTGGCCGCGCGCAGCGGCGTGACCACCTGGCTCGATGTCGGCTCGGCCGGGGCCTACAACTTCCTGGGCCTGCGCGAGTTCGTATTTGCCCAGACCGACCTGCGCTGCTATGCGCTGCTGAATATCTCGGCGATCGGGCTGGTGGCCCCCACCGGCGAGCTGGCCAACCTCGACTACTGCGACACCGCGATCTGTGCCACCATGATCAACCAGCACCGCGACCTGATTTTGGGCATCAAGGTGCGGATCGATCGCAACACCGTCCAGGCCAACGGCCTCGAGCCGCTGCGCCGCGCGCGCCAGGTGGCCGACGAGTGTGCGCTGCCGCTGATGGTGCATATCGGCATCGGCCCGCCCGAGATCGCCGATGTGCTGGCGCTCATGCGGCCGGGCGATATTCTGACGCACTGCTGCACCGGCCAGTCCATGCGCGTGATCGATGCAGACGGCGCGCTGCTCGAGGTAGCCCGGCGCGCCTGGGCCGCCGGGGTGATCATGGACCTGGGCCACGGCGCCGGATCATTCTCGTTCGCCAGCGCCGAGGCATTCGCGCGCGCCGGCCACTGGCCCGACGTGATCTCGTCGGACATCCACCAGATCAGCATCAACGGCCCACTGTTCGATCTGCCGACGTGTATGAGTAAGCTGCTGGCGCTGGGCATGCCGCTGCCCGACGTGATCCGGGCCGCCACTGCGCGCCCGGCCGAGGTGCTTGGGCTTGGCCGCGAGCTGGGCACGCTGCGGCCGGGCGCGCTGGCCGATCTGGTGCTGTTCCAGCTGCACCAGGGCCGCTTCGCGCTCTACGACATTGCGATGGACGTGCGCGAAGGCCGGCAGCTGCTACGCGCCACGCAGACGATCTTGAACGGCCGGCCGCTGGCGCCACAGCCCGACCAGCCGCCGGCACCGTGGATCGCGCTCTCCGACGATCAGCGTGCGCTGATCGACCGCGGGCACACGCCGGCCGGCCTGCTGGCCAGCGCCCAGGCCGGCGCATAA
- a CDS encoding response regulator, with product MQPPHILIVDNDPTAALVTQHGLQRLLTHDADVAIAASAEEARARCGHDQIDLLIIDPSFENSPASTLVKELYARRSAIPVLVLTAYDTPRLRSQMRALGVKHYLAKPVELGDLGESVRLVVRDYLPPTPYVGIHHD from the coding sequence ATGCAGCCTCCGCATATTCTTATAGTCGATAACGACCCAACGGCCGCGCTCGTGACGCAGCACGGGCTGCAGCGCTTGCTGACGCACGACGCCGACGTCGCGATTGCTGCCTCGGCCGAAGAGGCGCGGGCACGCTGCGGGCACGATCAGATCGACCTGCTGATCATCGATCCGAGCTTCGAGAATAGCCCGGCCTCGACGCTGGTCAAAGAGCTGTACGCTCGCCGCTCTGCGATCCCCGTGCTGGTGCTGACGGCCTACGATACGCCGCGCCTGCGCAGCCAGATGCGCGCGCTGGGGGTCAAGCACTACCTCGCAAAGCCAGTCGAGCTCGGCGATCTCGGCGAGTCGGTGCGCCTGGTCGTGCGTGATTACCTGCCCCCCACCCCCTACGTCGGCATCCACCACGATTGA
- a CDS encoding GAF domain-containing protein, with the protein MAEQLPLPKNRERVCTQAQLRRHRREARLHALEQRVAELSLQVAAGRARRDVALSQRLDTLLAVCAALLVTHDRDAVVQLVVEQAIALFNGASGAVLFLSDPAEQSLVLRAVSSGSLSPQQLAPGQTPAGRAYLAPRAMLMVGPELEQALAELVPAQQAELAQMFSPWPPSSALLAPLRIEGRRLGALVVYGGTQAHLFIPRDLPFIQALADLAAVAIAETSERERVSRLQHALAQTQSRQAETQARLDAAQAQLLQSAKLAAVGELAASVAHEINNPLYAARNSLILVEQDLAADAPQRPFLEIAQTELGRIARIITRMRDFYRPTRAELEPTCLDEVLIGTIELVHTYLRHGHIEIRKQLSGQLPRISAHADQMRQVFLNLMLNACDAMPAGGALVVSSQLVLTDPVQPAMIEVQISDTGVGVAPEHLAHLFEPFYTTKPQGTGLGLAITAHIITQHGGQISVASTLGCGTTFTICLPLEHPNSAFNAADE; encoded by the coding sequence ATGGCTGAACAGCTGCCGCTACCCAAAAACCGCGAGCGCGTATGTACGCAGGCCCAGCTCCGGCGCCATCGCCGCGAGGCACGCCTGCACGCGCTCGAGCAACGCGTGGCCGAGCTGAGCCTTCAGGTGGCGGCCGGCCGCGCCCGGCGCGACGTAGCGCTAAGCCAGCGGCTCGACACATTGCTGGCGGTGTGCGCAGCGCTGCTCGTGACGCACGATCGCGATGCGGTGGTGCAGCTTGTGGTGGAGCAGGCGATCGCGCTGTTCAATGGGGCCAGCGGCGCCGTGCTGTTCCTGAGCGATCCAGCCGAGCAGTCGCTGGTGCTGCGTGCGGTCAGCTCTGGTAGCTTATCGCCGCAGCAGCTGGCCCCCGGCCAGACGCCGGCCGGGCGGGCCTACCTGGCCCCACGCGCCATGCTGATGGTTGGCCCCGAGCTCGAGCAGGCATTGGCCGAGCTGGTGCCCGCGCAGCAGGCCGAACTCGCGCAAATGTTCAGCCCATGGCCCCCATCGAGCGCACTGCTGGCGCCGCTGCGCATCGAGGGCCGCCGGCTGGGGGCGCTGGTGGTGTATGGCGGCACTCAGGCCCATCTGTTTATCCCGCGCGACCTGCCGTTCATCCAGGCCCTGGCCGACCTGGCTGCCGTCGCGATTGCCGAGACAAGCGAGCGCGAGCGAGTCTCACGGCTCCAGCACGCCCTGGCCCAAACACAGTCGCGTCAGGCCGAGACGCAGGCACGGCTCGATGCTGCCCAGGCTCAGCTGCTGCAGAGCGCCAAGCTGGCCGCAGTTGGCGAGCTGGCTGCCTCGGTGGCGCACGAGATCAACAACCCGCTGTACGCGGCGCGAAACAGCTTGATCCTGGTTGAGCAGGATCTGGCAGCCGACGCACCGCAGCGCCCATTTCTTGAGATTGCACAGACCGAGCTTGGCCGGATCGCCCGGATCATCACGCGCATGCGCGACTTCTACCGGCCCACGCGCGCCGAGCTCGAACCCACCTGCCTCGACGAGGTGCTGATCGGGACGATCGAGCTGGTGCATACCTACCTACGCCATGGCCACATCGAGATTCGCAAGCAGTTGTCGGGGCAGTTGCCGCGGATCAGCGCGCACGCCGACCAGATGCGCCAGGTGTTCCTGAACCTGATGCTGAATGCCTGCGATGCCATGCCTGCCGGCGGGGCACTGGTGGTGTCGAGCCAGCTTGTGCTCACCGATCCGGTTCAGCCGGCTATGATCGAGGTGCAGATCAGCGACACGGGTGTGGGGGTTGCGCCCGAGCATCTCGCGCATCTATTCGAGCCGTTCTATACCACGAAGCCGCAAGGCACCGGCCTGGGGCTGGCGATCACGGCCCATATCATCACGCAGCACGGCGGCCAGATCAGCGTCGCAAGCACGCTGGGCTGCGGTACGACGTTCACAATCTGCCTGCCGCTCGAACATCCCAACAGCGCATTTAATGCCGCCGACGAATGA
- a CDS encoding SDR family oxidoreductase — protein sequence MQRLAGKVALVTGAARGIGRGIALCLAEEGADVLVNDLPLGTRTGMADAHDTADEIAKLGRRALAHYADVSDHEQVAAMVAAAVHALGRVDIVVANAAISIRAPVIEAQWEHVRRTIEVAQFGVYHTCQAAARQMVAQAHGGKIIIIGSVLCELPMPTSAPYNMAKAAINHLARTMAIELAAQRINVNVINPGFIDTPGERAFASEQQIAEASAALPWGRAGTPRDIGRAAAFLASDDADYITGAALTVDGGFKLRMPS from the coding sequence ATGCAACGGTTAGCCGGCAAGGTGGCACTCGTCACCGGCGCGGCACGCGGGATCGGGCGCGGCATTGCGCTGTGCCTGGCTGAAGAGGGCGCCGATGTGCTGGTGAACGACCTGCCCCTGGGAACTCGCACCGGCATGGCCGACGCACACGACACAGCTGATGAGATCGCGAAGCTGGGCCGGCGCGCGCTGGCCCATTATGCCGATGTATCCGACCACGAGCAGGTCGCGGCCATGGTCGCTGCGGCCGTACACGCGCTCGGGCGGGTCGACATTGTGGTGGCCAACGCGGCGATCTCGATCCGCGCGCCGGTGATCGAGGCGCAGTGGGAGCATGTGCGGCGCACGATCGAGGTGGCGCAGTTTGGCGTGTACCACACCTGCCAGGCCGCCGCGCGCCAGATGGTGGCGCAGGCGCACGGCGGCAAAATCATCATCATCGGTTCGGTGTTGTGCGAGCTGCCGATGCCGACCAGCGCGCCCTACAACATGGCCAAGGCGGCGATCAACCACCTGGCGCGCACCATGGCGATCGAGCTGGCGGCGCAGCGCATCAATGTCAATGTGATCAACCCCGGCTTTATCGACACGCCGGGCGAGCGCGCATTCGCCAGCGAGCAGCAGATCGCCGAGGCGAGCGCCGCGCTGCCGTGGGGCCGCGCCGGCACACCGCGCGATATCGGGCGCGCGGCCGCATTCCTAGCCAGCGACGACGCCGACTACATCACCGGCGCCGCGCTGACAGTCGATGGCGGGTTCAAGCTGCGCATGCCGTCGTAA
- a CDS encoding RidA family protein, which yields MALHSRVRRRTVACRSVVDAGKGAPVAKQLIQSENGPKPGGAYSPCLRAGDFIFVAGQGPFDPSTGQLVGETIEQQTERTLENIRLLLAAAGATMADVVKATVHLSDLSLFQRYNSVYAGYFPDPKPVRTTVGSQLLGILVEIDVIAYVGE from the coding sequence ATGGCCCTACACTCTCGGGTGCGGCGCCGCACTGTGGCGTGCCGCAGCGTAGTAGATGCAGGCAAAGGAGCACCTGTGGCTAAGCAGCTGATTCAAAGCGAAAACGGCCCCAAGCCGGGCGGCGCGTACTCGCCGTGCCTGCGTGCCGGCGACTTCATCTTTGTCGCCGGGCAAGGGCCATTCGACCCATCCACCGGCCAGCTGGTCGGCGAGACGATCGAGCAGCAGACCGAGCGCACGCTCGAGAACATCCGCCTGCTGCTCGCGGCCGCCGGCGCGACCATGGCCGATGTCGTCAAGGCCACCGTTCACCTGAGCGACTTGAGCCTGTTCCAGCGCTACAACAGCGTGTACGCCGGCTACTTCCCCGACCCCAAGCCGGTGCGCACGACCGTGGGTAGCCAGCTGCTCGGCATCCTGGTCGAGATCGACGTGATCGCATATGTAGGTGAGTAG